One Desulfonatronum sp. SC1 genomic window, ACGGGGCTGCTCCTGACGTGTTTCCATCATGTCCAAAATTTTCAACGCCTCTCGCTCCGGCATCGGCAACGGCCTGTTCTTACCCCCCAAAAAACCGGTCACCCGGGGCAGGGACTGGACTAGGTGCCAGGACTCGTCGGTCAGAATCATCTTAACCATGATATAGCCGGGGTAAAACTTGCGCGTGGAGGTTTTTTTCTCCCCCTTGACAAGTTCCACCACCTTCTCCGTCGGAACGACGACTTCCTCGATCAGACCAAGCGTCCTGCTGGTCCGGATCATTTCTTTGATGGTTCGTTCAACACGTTGTTCAAATCCCGTGTGCGTGTGAACGATGTACCATTGCGGTTTCGGTGTTGTCGTTTCCATGGATATCGAGGGTTGCCCGCCGTGAGCGCCGTAAGGCCGAACAGGAGGAATTGGACGAGAAAATTCGTGCCTAGTAGAGTATTACTTCAACGATCTTAGCCAGGGCCAGATCGACGAGACCAAGAAAGAGCGACATGATGACCACGAGAACGACGACGGCCATACAGGTAGCCGTCGTCTCCTTGCGTGTCGGCCAAGTTACCTTTTTCAGTTCCAGTTTGGATTTCTCAACAAAATCCTTGAACTGAAGCGCTTTTTCCTTGATGTCGAAGCGTTTGGCCGGAGCCTTTTTTTCGTCACCAGATTGTAGTTTCGCCATATCCCATCCGTTAAGAAGTTGGCAGGCCAGGAGGGATTCGAACCCCCAGCCCCCGGATTTGGAGTCCGGTGCTCTAACCGTTAGAGCTACTGGCCTGCATTACAGAGAAAACGTCGATTACTTCGTTTCCCGATGGACCCGATGCCC contains:
- the nusG gene encoding transcription termination/antitermination protein NusG; amino-acid sequence: METTTPKPQWYIVHTHTGFEQRVERTIKEMIRTSRTLGLIEEVVVPTEKVVELVKGEKKTSTRKFYPGYIMVKMILTDESWHLVQSLPRVTGFLGGKNRPLPMPEREALKILDMMETRQEQPRPKFSFERGDEVRVIDGPFANFNAVVEEVNYDKGKLKVTVSIFGRQTPVELEFVQVSKT
- the secE gene encoding preprotein translocase subunit SecE, producing MAKLQSGDEKKAPAKRFDIKEKALQFKDFVEKSKLELKKVTWPTRKETTATCMAVVVLVVIMSLFLGLVDLALAKIVEVILY